One window of Merismopedia glauca CCAP 1448/3 genomic DNA carries:
- the speB gene encoding agmatinase, which yields MLTQTSTDIIPFLGEEVAASYSESQVAILPIPYEATTTYRKGCENGPDAILDASTQVEFYDEELDWEVCHEIKIYTHNAIADTRDNYHVSAEEMLKVTQETVAKLVNDGKFVISLGGEHSITAGVVAGYRQAYPGESFTVVQIDAHGDLRHEYEGSIHNHACVMRRIVDMGLPTVQIGIRAICKEEADLIKEKNLTVFRARNLAFSLDWIEQAINSIKTPKVFLTIDLDGIDPTIIPGVGTPEPGGLNWYAFMTFLRQVFQKFEVIGADVMELAPVTDSVVSEFTAAKLVYKMIGYNFAEK from the coding sequence ATGCTGACTCAAACTTCTACTGATATCATTCCGTTTTTGGGTGAAGAAGTCGCCGCATCTTACTCAGAATCACAAGTTGCGATCTTACCGATTCCCTACGAAGCCACTACTACCTATCGCAAAGGGTGTGAAAATGGTCCTGATGCCATTTTAGATGCATCTACCCAGGTGGAATTTTACGATGAAGAGTTAGATTGGGAAGTCTGTCACGAGATTAAGATCTATACCCATAATGCGATCGCAGATACTAGAGACAACTACCACGTTTCTGCCGAAGAAATGCTGAAAGTCACGCAAGAAACGGTAGCAAAACTAGTTAATGATGGTAAATTTGTGATTTCTCTCGGTGGAGAACACAGTATCACGGCTGGGGTAGTAGCAGGTTATCGTCAAGCTTACCCAGGTGAGTCCTTTACTGTAGTCCAAATTGACGCTCATGGGGATTTACGTCACGAGTATGAAGGTTCCATTCACAATCATGCTTGTGTGATGCGGCGAATTGTGGATATGGGTTTACCTACCGTACAGATTGGGATTCGAGCGATTTGTAAAGAAGAAGCAGATTTGATTAAAGAGAAGAATCTCACAGTTTTTCGGGCGAGAAATCTCGCTTTTTCCTTAGATTGGATCGAACAGGCGATAAATAGCATTAAAACTCCAAAAGTCTTTCTCACTATCGATTTAGATGGAATCGATCCCACAATTATCCCTGGAGTTGGTACGCCAGAACCAGGTGGCTTGAATTGGTATGCTTTTATGACGTTTTTACGTCAAGTATTCCAGAAATTTGAGGTAATCGGTGCTGATGTGATGGAATTAGCACCAGTGACAGATTCGGTAGTTTCTGAGTTTACCGCCGCCAAGTTAGTTTACAAGATGATTGGCTATAATTTTGCTGAAAAATAG